Within the Erpetoichthys calabaricus chromosome 1, fErpCal1.3, whole genome shotgun sequence genome, the region CCCGTTGGTCTTCAGCTTCTCGCCTGTGCTTGGTCAGGATGTTGTGTAGGAACATCACAAAAAGATCGGTGACAGTTCTAGGGGTGGCTCCACGCTCTTCTTCAGGTGTCTTAAAGTGGCTCTTTAGCACAGAGCAGATAATCCAGCAGTACGAGGGGTTGAAGCACATGGTGTACAGGATGTCATTCTCCTCAATGTAGTGAAAAACCTCAGAGCTCAAATCAGTGTCACCAAAGAACTTCTTAAAATACATCAGTCTTTGTTCAGGGAAGAACCCCAGGATTTCTGCAAATCGGTCAACTCTCTCCTTGTCCATGGCCTCCAAGGCTGTTGGTCTGGTTGTTAtcaggactgaacagcccttcagTAATGTCCTTTTGACCAAGCTTGTGACCAGGATGTGGACAGGAAAGTAGTCATCTGGGTTTGAGCAGAGCCTGTCCTGTGTAAAGTCCAGTTTGTGTTTGTACTCATCAAGACCATCAAATATAAAGAGGAGAGACTCAGGTTTCTGCAGGATTTCTCTTAGTCTCAGGTCATTGTgatatttatagtgccttacaatcAGCCTGGTCAGAGGCATTTGTGGCTCCGTCTCCGTGTCTAGGAGGTTGAGCTCTCTAAATTTAAACAAGAATATGAATGAAAACCTCTGGTACTGAGTGCCTCTGGCCCAGTCAAACATGATCTTCTGGACCATGGTGGTCTTCCCAATTCCAGCTACTCCACTGACTACTATTATGTGTGGGGCAGTCTCACTTCCTAGACTCCTCTGAAAAAGCTGCTCAGTCCAGATTCGttcacatttctcctttgtcCGCTCCTCCACCAGCTCTGCATGAACCTTCCCTGTATTCACAAGTTCTTGGTGAGTCTCACTGTAGGTCCTTTTGTACTGACCAATGACCATCAGCTCTGTGTATCGAGTCTCAAAGCTGACAGCCCTGGTGCGTGGATCACCAAGAGAAACCTGATCATCCAGAATTCTTGTGGATTCATACACGCCATCTCTGTGTGTCTCATGGAGGCCTGAAAGTTAAAATCAGAACAAGTGAGGAAACTGAATAGTAGAAGAATGGACAAGCTAATGACTAGAAACAGGAGATCAGTGGGTTACCTTTAATATGAGTATGAATGGGAAATGGCTGGAGACTGGCCTGAATGACCTTCAAGAGGTCTGGTCCTGTAGAGACAACAAGAGACAATCACAGCAGGGAGGGGGCAGATTAACACAAATATAAGTAATTATCCTGTGAGGTATACCACCAGAAAAACAACTATAAAAAACTAAAAGACTGCTGCTAATGTGGACTTTGTAATGCGTGACCATGTTGCAAGACTTGTAATTAATTGTCCAAGAAAGAAAACACAGGAGACCACTGACTAGACAGCATTTGACACAGCAGACATATTGTGTTTCTATCATGCTGAAGGAAGCACAAGGTGTAATACTGGAGAAAACAGGAGCTGTCCACTGAGGTCTCATGGGACCGATAAGCTTCATGTGaatttgaaacttctgaaaaaaacaagatggcTGAAAAGCAGAGGTGGAAATAAATCTGATAATCCCAGAATGATTTaggaaagtaaaaatgaagataCAATCCTAGTGTTTACACACATGGACCAGAAGGGGGTGCTAAGATCaaatatgtctatctatctatctatctatctatctaaaatattattactgaACACCCGTGTAAGCTGTTGGCTTATGAAGTAAATAAGGGAGGCGCGATAGCCATGTCAAAGGGGAGAACATGATAGATCGCAATTAGGTACTAGTTGCATCCCAGTTTCTATATAAGTATGGTAGACCAACTTACCTCTTTGAAGTCTTTTAATTGATTTAACAAATCTAAATAGCCTGAAGTGCATTGTGTTTACCTTTCTTTATCTGATGCACTTGCTGCAAAACATGTTTAGGCTACTAGTGCCAAGAGAGGTTCTATGTACCTATGCTGCACGACTGAACTTTGTCCTTATGGCACCTCAGGactatagatagataatgtgtttAAAAAGGAGTGAGGAGGAAGACAAGAGAAGGAAGGCTTCCTGTGCAACAAGTAAGCCAAATTGTTTAAACCAGATGGCAGTGTGTCAATAGCCATAATGGAATATTAGGAACTGTCTAAGTGGAGTGAACAAACCAGCAGATGGTCAAAAGAATACATATCTGTGGAAAGCATTTTGAGCATTATTGACCTCATGGATCGAAATGATCTGCCAGCAGGAGTTCATATGAATGGTCGGTGAGAGCTCATCTGGATGACATTGTTTGTCATCTGGCATTGGACAGTGCATTTAGCATCAGGATGTTTTTGCtgattgtttttcttatttgattCACTGCACATTCTTGAACTGAATTGGTTATTGAGGTGCAGGGTTTGTGTTATGTGTTGTGTTTTGTGTAAGTGATGTTCCATGAAGTATAAAcagatgtatatattgtgacacatgTTGTTTGGAGTCATTGTTAGAGGCTGCTGTGTTTATAAGATCATTTGTGGTTTGTGCAAAAGAAAATCATAATAAGTGTTTTTGAATTTGTGTACAAGTTATACACaagtttgagtttgtaaaatctgaaagttttttttcttttgtccagcAATCATTGtaaagcactggggaaaaaaagaaatttacatagatatataaagataaaataaaaggaactAAAGGAGTTTTTATTTTCACAGCTATCAAGTAGGATTATCCATGTCAGTGGTGAACCAGACAGCGGTGTGTCAAAAATCCCAGACAGTaacattatgttttgtgttcctgtgtcccTCCCTCCATTTTCCTTCCCTGTGTCCACACATTCAATGGCTCTCGTGAGACTCCATTAACTCACCCCATTCTGTTACCTCCTTCAGTATATTGGTCATGTTTGGTGATGGAAATCTCACAAGTTCTTCAGCCAGTGCCTCCCACAGGCTCACCAATATTGCTTTGTCCATCTTCATTATGTCACTGATGAAGGACTCCACATCTGTTCGCCCCTCATATTTTTCTTTCGCTTTGAATCTCTGAAAGACAAGCAAGTGACTAGAGAGTCAGTTTGGAGATGACTACTGGAGGAGAAGAGCAGTGTGGTCAGTCTTATTTGTTGACCTCATAATAACAGGAAGTTCTGCTATAGATGGACAAGCAGTTTAAGACAATTCTCCTGAGCTCACCATCTCTGCTCAGTTTCTTGTACCACATACCAACAGAAAGACCCACCTACCTTGGCCTCATCGTTGGTGAGGATGTTCTTGGTTGCCAGGTTCTGCAGGATACTTGTGATGTCGTACTCAATCACGTAGCTCAAGTAGGGCTTGTAGTATTCTGTGATCTTGAGGAGATCCTCATGAGAGaatgtttttataatattagGAAATGTCTTTGTCAAAcctgaaatgaaaacagaaaagacaaaaataaagagcTGCAGGAACAGTGGAGGCTCAGGGGTTACAGGTCAGTCTGACATGACCGCTAGCTGGGCTCATCTATTTACCCAGTAAATAAGTATGAACAGCAGCCATCAATGTTTATTGTGATCAACCATTTGTTAATTGTACAAGATCTAATGTCTTATGTTACAGAAGGAAAAGGGCAACAAGGATTCAAGCTCCAACTATAAAGCTGAAACCAGACTGGGATATGATCTTTGATGTCAAACTACTGTAGTTTAAGGTTAAATAAAAGGATTACAATTAGATTTCTACATAGTAGCAGGGCACTCGTAACAGCACCTGATTTTTTAATTATGGCATGTGTTTATGAAAGAAGTTTTAAGAAGATTAAACTACACTTAATGAAATCTCTTTTGAACTAAGTCTTCAATGATGTTAAAAACTTAGTTAAAAACTTTGTATAAAAGTCTATTcctgtgtttgttttattatttccagTGAATTTGTAAGTGTTATGGGTTTGCCTCTCCTGTATAGTTAAGATATCCTGTACCTATCGTGTTCTGGACAGTAACCAAGGGAGCAATAAGATAATTACAATTAAAtacatgtatattaaaaaagGCTTCTCTTAAGAGATTATTGTGTATGTCAaagacttttaatatgtttaactaatTTGGGACTTTAGATAATACTTAATGGCACAGGGATTTTTAAAGAATGTTACAGTTATCTGTGTGCTGATTTGggtaaattaaaatgatttaaatatgtAATGTAAGCTAATCTCCTGTactatacagtcaaagtaaaaagtatgtaaaCCCTTTGGAATGATCTGGTTTTCTGCATGAATTGgttataaaaagtgatctgatcttcatctaagtcacaggtactgttATACACAATGAgtttaagccaatgacacacaaaaaattctactctttcatgtctttgttttacaaacgcattcaacgttcacagtggtaatggaaaaagtaagtgaaaattgggatttaataactggttgaccctcctttggcagcaatgacctcaaccaggcgcttcctgtaactgcagatcagacctgcacatcatgCAGGGGACAtttgagcccattcttccctgcagaaatGCCTTAACtattccatattctttggttgtcttctgtgtatggctatCTTCAAGTcattcaataggattgagatctgggctctgacagggccactccaaaaggcagagtttgttcttctgaagccattgtgctgtggatttgctgtgatgtttggggtcattgtcctgttgcatcacccagcctctcctgagcttaagttgacggacagacaccctcacattatcctggagaatttgttgataaacttatgaattcattttcccctcaatgatggcaagctgtccaggccctgatgcagcaaagcaggccgaaatcatgatgttccctccaccatactttattGTAGTgaataaagttaaataaagtaaaacaaatgaaGTTCTGTTTgctcctcccaaatagttcaattttggtttcatcactccagtaccattgtggagtgtccaactgctctttcgcaaacttcagccgttcagcaatgttcttttttgatagcagtggctcccttcttggtgtcctgccatggactcctttcttgttcagtgttttgcgtatagttgactgatgaacagagatgttagccagttctaatgacttcttcaagtcctttgctgtcactctagggttcttctttacctcattgctgactttgtgttgtgctcttggggtcatcttggcagggtgcccacttctaggcagagtagccacaataccaaattgtctccatttatagacaacttgcctaacagtagactgatgaatatctaaaatctttgagatgactttgtaaccctttccagccttatgtagattaacaattctctattgtagctcttcagacagctcttttgtgtgaGGCGTGATTCctatctggatatgcttcttgccAAAAACTCCAACTCAAACTTTATTGTGCtttttatcaatcaaagtaattctaggccacacctctgaactcgtttcattaaatggactccaggtgtgctaaattcagactgcaatgagctttttaaaaactccttagcttagggttcacttcatccatccatccattatctaacccgctgaatctgaacacagggtcacgggggtctgctggagccaatcccagccaacacagggcaaatggcagggaaccaatcccaggcagggtgccaacccaccgcaggacacacacaaacacacccacacaccaagcacacactagggccaatttagaatcgccaatccacctaacctgcatgtctttggactgtgggaggaaaccggagctcctggaggaaacccacgcagacacggggagaacatgcaaactccacgcagggtggaccctagggttcacttactttatccaaccttcagtttcacagtttgaatgatttattcaacatggtcaaaattctctgaaaatctgtgtatctttagttataggagactgtgtttgttcattattgtgactgacatgaagatacgaccatgttttatatgggaattagacataaataaagataattcctaggggttcacatactttttactttttgacTGTAGATCCTTGCTTTTTTTCAGCCATTCTGCCAGAAGACAGGAATTGTTAGCAGTTTCTACAATGACATAACATGGTGTCTGTTTCCTCCTCATCCCAGAAGTTGTTGACTCTAAAGCAATCTTATGACTCCAGCCTGACTTTGCCCAGTgacacacactttaaacacataaCTTTTACTCCTCAGGAAACCACTGGCTTTGTCCCACCTGAGACGCCAGTAACTTTTCATCAGCGATTTGCTGGCTGTATAGAGGAATATTGTTGTGCTGTTGGTCTGCTACTTTTGTGTGGAAAAATGTGCAGAACTAGCAGTTCAATATAATGTGGTGTTGACTTAGCCATTGCACCTGACCACCTGTTTCTAAGCTAATCCTCTCAGCC harbors:
- the LOC127529900 gene encoding NACHT, LRR and PYD domains-containing protein 3-like codes for the protein MSDHGLSKKFVKLFSRKRRSDQEVAALSGLTKTFPNIIKTFSHEDLLKITEYYKPYLSYVIEYDITSILQNLATKNILTNDEAKRFKAKEKYEGRTDVESFISDIMKMDKAILVSLWEALAEELVRFPSPNMTNILKEVTEWGPDLLKVIQASLQPFPIHTHIKGLHETHRDGVYESTRILDDQVSLGDPRTRAVSFETRYTELMVIGQYKRTYSETHQELVNTGKVHAELVEERTKEKCERIWTEQLFQRSLGSETAPHIIVVSGVAGIGKTTMVQKIMFDWARGTQYQRFSFIFLFKFRELNLLDTETEPQMPLTRLIVRHYKYHNDLRLREILQKPESLLFIFDGLDEYKHKLDFTQDRLCSNPDDYFPVHILVTSLVKRTLLKGCSVLITTRPTALEAMDKERVDRFAEILGFFPEQRLMYFKKFFGDTDLSSEVFHYIEENDILYTMCFNPSYCWIICSVLKSHFKTPEEERGATPRTVTDLFVMFLHNILTKHRREAEDQRGILIKLGKMAYYGVANKTLVFYDKFEMSTFGLQSVLSSQFLSGFLKEILQRESTLGEMTCTFYHLTLQEFMAACFFYLDPSAGVGELLVKLDLCKDGRFEILTQFLAGLARPSVFKALGGILGELERKTAKQILEWVKQKAEQALRGKGTSEALRVCQWLYETQNKRLIRDAIGKDLKMNFSKLTLSPLDCAVLGSVISCCGELEELVLSDKHLTSECIWRLVPGLICCRHVKISGCGLSSKCCSALSSALSSPHSQLTELQLSSNNMEDSGVDQLCQGLRSENCKLQTLK